One Pirellulales bacterium genomic window carries:
- a CDS encoding FliH/SctL family protein, translating into MPKVIRADQRGPAAHFNFDDIAAQAAEGVARARREAEAIIAEAVNAATAIRERAEIEGRQAAEKVVDRVLEEKVAAQFATLRPALDKGCREFALVRQQWLTEWEARVIRLATSIARRLIRRELAAVPDIPIALVREALQLAAGSTRLRLHMNPSDLDTLAPQVQRLLDQHASAATIELFVDTSISPGGCRVDTEHGSVDQQFESQLARVAEELT; encoded by the coding sequence ATGCCTAAAGTGATTCGAGCCGATCAGCGTGGCCCGGCAGCGCATTTCAATTTCGACGACATAGCGGCGCAGGCTGCAGAGGGGGTAGCCCGTGCGCGACGCGAGGCCGAAGCGATCATCGCCGAGGCCGTGAATGCTGCCACTGCCATTCGCGAGCGGGCAGAAATCGAGGGCCGCCAGGCGGCCGAAAAAGTCGTCGATCGCGTTCTCGAAGAGAAAGTGGCTGCGCAGTTCGCAACCCTGCGACCCGCACTCGACAAAGGATGCCGGGAATTCGCGCTTGTCCGGCAGCAGTGGCTGACCGAGTGGGAAGCACGGGTTATCCGCTTGGCGACCTCGATTGCGCGTCGGCTGATACGTCGCGAACTTGCTGCCGTGCCGGATATCCCCATCGCACTGGTGCGCGAGGCCCTGCAACTGGCCGCGGGCTCGACGCGGTTGCGGCTGCACATGAATCCCAGCGACCTCGACACGCTGGCACCTCAGGTTCAGCGCCTCTTAGACCAGCATGCCTCGGCGGCGACCATCGAGTTGTTTGTCGACACCTCGATCAGCCCTGGCGGCTGCCGCGTAGATACGGAACACGGATCGGTAGATCAGCAGTTCGAGTCGCAACTGGCGCGGGTCGCGGAAGAGTTGACCTAA
- a CDS encoding FliI/YscN family ATPase: MIDQLDGIMPSAMTGRLVRTVGTTAAVAGFRAPLGATVGIERQIGSEVLAEVIGFHDDLTLLAPWGDMHGVRHGSRVRLVRSRNWLRVGQGLLGRVVNAHGAPLDGRPQPALLERVPIDGCASNPVSRPRISIPLSTGVRAVDGMLTCGKGQRMGIFAGAGVGKSVLLGMMARNSRADVNVIALIGERGREVNEFLERDLQQFGLGRSVVVVATSDEPALMRTRAALTATAIAEYFREQGQDVLLLVDSLTRYALAQREIGLAAGEPPTTRGYPPSVFATLPKLVERAGLTSRGSITAFYSVLVEADDPNEPISDTLRSLLDGHTWLSRKLASRGHFPAIDVLDSLSRLMTEVTTPAHREAATLVRELLAAYRDHEDLISIGAYRTGGNRMVDVALQMLEPMQHFLRQSIDEAVTIDEAREALLNLARLAQQRVQSSATTAVR; encoded by the coding sequence ATGATCGATCAACTGGATGGAATCATGCCGTCGGCAATGACGGGCCGTTTGGTGCGCACCGTCGGCACGACGGCCGCGGTGGCTGGGTTTCGCGCGCCGTTAGGCGCCACTGTAGGAATCGAACGCCAGATCGGTTCGGAAGTGTTGGCGGAGGTGATCGGCTTTCACGACGACCTCACTCTACTAGCGCCGTGGGGTGATATGCACGGCGTACGTCACGGCAGTCGCGTACGGCTGGTACGAAGCCGAAATTGGTTACGCGTGGGCCAGGGATTACTCGGCCGCGTCGTCAACGCGCATGGCGCTCCGCTCGACGGTCGTCCCCAGCCCGCGCTATTAGAGCGGGTGCCAATCGACGGTTGTGCCTCGAATCCCGTTTCACGTCCTCGGATTTCAATCCCGCTATCGACCGGCGTCAGGGCGGTTGATGGCATGCTGACTTGTGGCAAGGGACAACGGATGGGAATCTTCGCCGGCGCCGGGGTCGGCAAGAGCGTGCTATTGGGCATGATGGCGCGCAACTCGCGCGCAGACGTCAATGTCATAGCGCTAATCGGCGAGCGCGGCCGTGAAGTCAATGAGTTCCTCGAGCGTGATCTGCAACAATTCGGTCTAGGACGCAGCGTGGTAGTTGTCGCCACCAGTGACGAACCGGCCTTGATGCGCACACGCGCTGCATTAACCGCCACCGCGATTGCCGAATACTTTCGCGAGCAAGGCCAGGATGTGCTGTTGCTAGTTGACTCGCTGACTCGCTATGCGCTGGCGCAGCGCGAGATCGGCCTGGCTGCCGGCGAGCCGCCAACGACACGCGGCTATCCGCCGTCGGTCTTTGCCACGTTGCCGAAACTAGTCGAGCGCGCCGGCTTGACTTCGCGCGGCAGCATTACGGCGTTTTACTCCGTGCTCGTTGAAGCCGACGATCCTAACGAGCCGATCAGCGACACATTGCGATCGCTATTGGACGGGCACACTTGGCTCTCTCGAAAACTTGCCAGCCGAGGTCATTTTCCGGCGATAGATGTGCTGGATAGCCTCAGCCGGTTAATGACCGAGGTGACCACGCCCGCACATCGCGAGGCGGCGACTCTGGTGCGCGAGTTGCTGGCCGCCTATCGCGATCATGAGGACCTGATCTCGATCGGTGCCTATCGCACCGGCGGCAACCGCATGGTCGACGTGGCCCTGCAGATGCTGGAACCGATGCAGCATTTTCTTAGGCAGAGCATCGACGAGGCTGTCACTATTGACGAGGCCCGCGAGGCGCTCTTAAATCTTGCGCGCTTGGCGCAACAGCGAGTGCAATCATCCGCTACCACTGCTGTTAGGTAA
- the fliJ gene encoding flagellar export protein FliJ produces MGKFKFRLETLINLHQTERDRLRRDLAEALSLLENTRARQNRVTAELQVATRAHAARAGIVDIARLQAAGVYIAGLRQDEARCTQEMAVLNDEIVRRREALLAGDREVRTLEKLRENQHVRFRADQQRRDQRQFDELASRASGHQADF; encoded by the coding sequence ATGGGCAAATTCAAATTCCGACTCGAGACACTGATCAACCTCCATCAGACAGAGCGGGATCGATTGCGACGGGATCTCGCCGAGGCCTTGAGCCTGTTGGAGAATACGCGAGCCCGCCAGAACCGAGTCACCGCCGAGTTGCAGGTGGCAACACGCGCTCACGCAGCGCGAGCGGGTATCGTCGATATCGCCCGGTTGCAAGCAGCGGGGGTCTACATTGCCGGGTTACGGCAAGACGAGGCACGCTGCACCCAGGAAATGGCCGTGCTAAACGACGAGATTGTGCGGCGGCGCGAGGCGCTGTTGGCCGGCGATCGCGAAGTGCGCACGCTGGAGAAGCTACGCGAGAACCAACACGTGCGATTCCGTGCCGACCAGCAACGGCGCGATCAACGGCAGTTTGACGAACTGGCCAGCCGTGCCAGCGGCCATCAGGCGGACTTCTAA
- a CDS encoding FliM/FliN family flagellar motor switch protein, whose amino-acid sequence MAAGDPNADDHPSHGRTGDAARLSEGVERMFDATEAALAALAPPTHAATPRSFEFRDFVGSLAGMPSALSVDEGPVEASLRIEMGRAEVSRDEMLGLRSGAVVPLDKLANDPADVYVNGRLVARGNVMVLDEKFCIRITDLVATAANVACD is encoded by the coding sequence ATGGCAGCGGGCGATCCCAACGCCGACGATCATCCTTCGCACGGGCGCACAGGCGACGCCGCGCGGCTTTCCGAGGGAGTTGAACGGATGTTTGATGCGACCGAGGCCGCGTTAGCCGCGCTGGCCCCCCCGACGCATGCGGCAACGCCACGCTCATTCGAGTTCCGCGATTTTGTGGGGTCGCTGGCGGGGATGCCCAGCGCGTTGTCCGTTGACGAGGGTCCTGTAGAGGCCAGTCTGAGGATCGAGATGGGGCGCGCGGAGGTGAGCCGGGACGAAATGCTTGGTTTGCGCTCTGGGGCGGTCGTTCCGCTCGACAAGCTGGCGAATGATCCTGCGGATGTTTATGTCAACGGTCGATTGGTCGCGCGCGGTAACGTAATGGTGCTCGACGAGAAATTCTGCATTCGCATCACCGACCTGGTGGCGACCGCGGCGAACGTGGCGTGCGATTAG